Proteins co-encoded in one Cupriavidus metallidurans CH34 genomic window:
- a CDS encoding peroxiredoxin, with protein MAIRLGEEAPDFTADTTEGKIHFHEWIGDSWAILFSHPKDFTPVCTTELGYMAKLKPEFDKRNTKIIGLSIDPVGDHSRWVKDIEETQGATVNYPMIGDHDLKVAKLYDMIHPEASGGPRTAADNATIRAVFMIGPDKKVKAMLVYPMSAGRNFDEVLRLLDSLQLNAKHTVATPVNWKPGDDVIIPTSVSDDDAKKKYPQGFKTLKPYLRTVAQPK; from the coding sequence ATGGCAATCCGACTTGGCGAGGAAGCACCGGACTTCACCGCCGACACCACTGAAGGGAAGATTCATTTTCATGAGTGGATCGGCGACAGCTGGGCCATCCTTTTCTCGCACCCCAAGGATTTCACGCCGGTCTGCACCACCGAGCTCGGCTACATGGCCAAGCTGAAGCCCGAGTTCGACAAACGCAATACGAAGATCATCGGCCTGTCGATCGATCCGGTGGGCGACCATTCGCGCTGGGTCAAGGACATCGAGGAAACGCAGGGCGCCACGGTCAACTACCCGATGATCGGCGATCACGACCTCAAGGTGGCCAAGCTCTACGACATGATCCACCCCGAGGCGAGCGGCGGCCCACGCACGGCAGCGGACAACGCCACGATCCGCGCGGTGTTCATGATCGGCCCTGACAAGAAGGTCAAGGCCATGCTGGTCTACCCGATGAGCGCGGGACGCAATTTCGACGAGGTGCTGCGCCTGCTCGACTCGCTGCAACTGAACGCGAAACACACCGTCGCCACACCCGTCAACTGGAAGCCGGGCGACGACGTGATCATCCCCACCTCGGTGTCGGATGACGACGCGAAGAAGAAATATCCACAGGGCTTCAAGACGCTCAAGCCTTATCTGCGAACGGTTGCCCAGCCGAAGTAG
- a CDS encoding dihydrolipoamide acetyltransferase family protein — protein sequence MRIFKLPDLGEGLQEAEIVNWHVKPGDTIAADQPLLSVETAKAIVEIPSPFAGQVAKLFAQPGDIVHLGAPLVGFEGAGASDDAGTVVGAVKVGTHVVNEGVTRVGAAGIPGGHGIKATPAVRALARKLSVDLSMVTPSGHDGVITATDVQRVATTLADVGAPDVLRGVRRAMAQNMARAQSEVAAATVMDDADLHAWQATGASVTGQDITIRLVRALVAGVRAEPALNAWYEGRTGRRHLLERIDVGIAADLPEGLFVPVLRNVGKRDAADLRAGLDRMRADVVARTIAPEEMRGNTITLSNFGMIAGRYAAPIVVPPTVAILGAGRVRDEVVASGGVPAVHRVMPLSLTFDHRVVTGGEAARFLRAVIEDLERPE from the coding sequence ATGCGGATCTTCAAGCTGCCCGACCTGGGCGAAGGCCTGCAGGAAGCGGAAATCGTCAACTGGCATGTGAAGCCCGGGGACACCATCGCAGCCGACCAGCCGCTGTTGTCGGTGGAAACAGCCAAGGCCATCGTCGAGATCCCCTCCCCGTTCGCCGGACAGGTTGCGAAACTCTTTGCGCAACCGGGCGACATCGTCCACCTGGGCGCGCCGCTGGTTGGCTTCGAGGGCGCGGGGGCGTCCGACGATGCCGGCACGGTGGTAGGCGCCGTGAAGGTCGGCACGCATGTGGTCAATGAAGGCGTCACGCGCGTAGGCGCCGCCGGCATTCCCGGCGGACATGGCATCAAGGCCACGCCGGCCGTGCGCGCGCTGGCGCGCAAGCTGTCGGTCGACCTGTCGATGGTCACCCCATCCGGCCACGATGGCGTGATCACGGCCACCGATGTGCAGCGCGTGGCCACCACCCTGGCGGACGTCGGCGCGCCGGACGTGCTGCGCGGTGTGCGCCGCGCAATGGCGCAGAACATGGCGCGCGCGCAGAGCGAAGTGGCCGCGGCCACGGTCATGGACGATGCGGACCTGCATGCGTGGCAGGCGACCGGCGCATCGGTGACCGGTCAGGACATCACGATCCGCCTGGTGCGCGCGCTGGTGGCCGGCGTGCGCGCGGAACCGGCGCTCAACGCGTGGTACGAAGGCAGGACCGGCAGACGCCACCTGCTCGAGCGGATCGACGTGGGCATTGCGGCGGACCTGCCGGAGGGGTTGTTCGTGCCGGTGCTGCGCAACGTCGGCAAACGCGATGCCGCCGACCTGCGTGCCGGGCTGGACCGAATGCGCGCCGACGTGGTCGCACGCACCATCGCGCCGGAGGAGATGCGCGGCAATACCATCACCCTGTCGAACTTCGGCATGATCGCGGGCCGCTACGCGGCGCCCATCGTGGTGCCGCCAACGGTTGCCATCCTCGGCGCGGGGCGCGTGCGCGACGAAGTGGTGGCATCCGGCGGCGTGCCTGCCGTGCACCGGGTCATGCCACTGTCGCTGACATTCGATCACCGCGTGGTCACGGGCGGCGAGGCGGCCCGGTTCCTGCGCGCGGTCATCGAGGATCTGGAACGGCCCGAGTAG
- a CDS encoding alpha-ketoacid dehydrogenase subunit beta, with the protein MAELHMVEAVNLALAHALANDPDVVLLGEDIGVNGGVFRSTVGLQSRFGEARVIDTPLAEGAIVGAAIGMAAMGLKPVAEIQFAGFIYPAIDNILNHAGHMRHRTRGRITCPMVVRAPSGAGIHAPEHHSESPEALFAQMPGIRVVMPSSPARAYGLLLAAIRDPDPVIFLEPTRLYRLFRQEVADDGQALPLDACFTLREGTDLTLVSWGAMLRETLAAADVLADDGVSAAVIDVATLKPLDMETILESVAQSGRCVIVHEAPRTAGLGAEIAANLADAGLYSLSAPVQRVTAPDTVVPLARLEHSYMPSVARIVDAARRALEAA; encoded by the coding sequence ATGGCTGAACTGCATATGGTGGAAGCCGTCAACCTGGCCCTGGCCCATGCCCTCGCCAACGATCCCGACGTGGTGCTGCTGGGCGAGGACATCGGCGTGAACGGCGGCGTATTCCGCTCGACTGTGGGGCTGCAGTCGCGCTTCGGCGAGGCCCGCGTCATCGACACGCCGCTGGCCGAAGGCGCCATCGTCGGCGCGGCCATCGGCATGGCGGCGATGGGGCTCAAGCCCGTCGCGGAGATCCAGTTCGCCGGCTTCATCTATCCGGCGATCGACAACATCCTGAATCACGCGGGTCATATGCGGCACCGCACACGCGGCCGGATCACGTGCCCGATGGTTGTGCGCGCGCCGAGCGGCGCGGGCATCCACGCGCCCGAACACCATTCCGAAAGCCCGGAGGCCCTGTTCGCGCAGATGCCGGGCATCCGCGTGGTCATGCCTTCATCGCCGGCGCGCGCCTACGGGCTGCTGCTCGCGGCGATTCGCGACCCGGACCCGGTGATCTTCCTGGAGCCCACCCGCCTGTACCGGCTGTTCCGGCAGGAGGTCGCCGACGACGGCCAGGCGCTGCCCCTCGACGCCTGCTTCACGCTGCGCGAGGGCACGGACCTCACGCTGGTGAGCTGGGGCGCGATGTTGCGGGAAACGCTGGCCGCGGCCGATGTGCTGGCCGACGACGGCGTTTCCGCGGCAGTGATCGACGTGGCCACGCTCAAGCCGCTGGACATGGAGACCATCCTGGAGTCGGTTGCGCAGAGCGGCCGATGCGTGATCGTGCATGAAGCACCGCGCACCGCCGGCCTGGGCGCAGAGATTGCCGCCAACCTGGCCGACGCGGGACTCTATTCGCTGAGCGCCCCGGTGCAGCGCGTGACGGCGCCTGACACGGTGGTGCCGCTGGCGCGACTCGAACACAGCTACATGCCGTCGGTGGCGCGGATTGTCGACGCGGCGCGACGCGCGCTGGAAGCAGCCTAG
- the pdhA gene encoding pyruvate dehydrogenase (acetyl-transferring) E1 component subunit alpha, whose amino-acid sequence MGTVARFEIGFTRYLSPDGSPEPDLPDFARDPATLLPLYRAMVLTRQFDLKAIAMQRTGQIGTFASALGQEAIGVGVATAMRRDDVLVPSYRDHAAQFVRGVTMTESLLYWGGDERGSAFAAVPYDFGNCVPIGTQVGHAAGVAYTFKLRQAPNVAVCILGDGGTSKGDFYEGMNMAGAWHVPLVIVINNNQWAISMPRAKQTAAATLAQKAIAAGIPGEQIDGNDVIAVRQRVGAAIEHARHGGGPTLIEAVSYRLGDHTTADDASRYRDEASVKEAWRCEPIIRLRDYLARLGAWDAAQEEALIKECQQAVGAAVQAYLALPHPDASAMFDCLYETLPDAMAEQLDTARQYDASGKTDTSGAHHG is encoded by the coding sequence ATGGGCACTGTTGCGCGTTTTGAAATCGGCTTTACCCGCTACCTCTCCCCCGACGGCTCGCCAGAGCCCGACCTTCCCGACTTTGCCCGCGATCCGGCCACCCTGCTGCCGCTCTATCGCGCCATGGTGCTGACCCGGCAGTTCGATCTCAAGGCCATCGCGATGCAACGTACCGGCCAGATCGGCACGTTCGCGTCCGCGCTGGGCCAGGAAGCGATCGGCGTCGGCGTGGCCACGGCGATGCGCCGCGACGACGTGCTGGTGCCGTCGTACCGCGATCATGCCGCGCAGTTTGTGCGGGGCGTCACGATGACGGAGAGCCTGCTGTACTGGGGTGGCGACGAACGCGGCAGCGCGTTTGCCGCAGTGCCATATGACTTCGGCAACTGCGTGCCGATCGGCACCCAGGTTGGCCATGCGGCCGGCGTGGCCTACACGTTCAAGCTGCGCCAGGCACCGAACGTGGCGGTGTGCATCCTCGGCGACGGCGGCACCTCGAAGGGTGACTTCTACGAGGGGATGAACATGGCCGGCGCGTGGCACGTCCCGCTGGTCATCGTTATCAACAACAACCAGTGGGCCATCTCGATGCCGCGCGCCAAGCAGACGGCGGCGGCGACGCTGGCCCAGAAGGCGATCGCAGCGGGCATTCCGGGCGAACAGATCGACGGCAACGACGTGATTGCCGTGCGGCAGCGCGTTGGCGCGGCCATCGAACATGCGCGCCACGGCGGCGGGCCGACGTTGATCGAGGCGGTGAGCTACCGCCTGGGCGACCATACGACAGCCGATGATGCGTCGCGCTACCGGGACGAGGCATCGGTCAAGGAAGCCTGGCGCTGCGAGCCCATTATCCGGCTGCGAGACTACCTGGCCCGCCTCGGCGCCTGGGACGCCGCGCAGGAAGAGGCGCTGATCAAGGAATGCCAGCAGGCCGTCGGCGCGGCCGTGCAGGCCTATCTTGCGCTGCCGCATCCCGATGCATCGGCGATGTTCGATTGCCTGTATGAAACGCTGCCCGACGCCATGGCCGAACAACTCGACACCGCGCGGCAATACGACGCCTCTGGCAAGACCGATACCTCGGGAGCCCATCATGGCTGA
- a CDS encoding TauD/TfdA dioxygenase family protein, whose translation MTIATADASVDTSANLATESSTRSLQDFEIRPLGAALGAEVIGVDLGRPLSHGDFQRIHQAHLDHHVLVFRDQRITPAQQIAFSRRFGPLQIHVLNQFQLPGHPEVLIVSNVIENGKPIGLGDAGHFWHSDLSYKETPSLGSLLHARELPAEGGDTLFANMHTAWESLPEALQRKVADLTAEHTYLARYAELQARSPWRPNLTPEQIAQVKPVVHPVVRTHPETGRRALFVSEHFTTRIVGLPDAESRAILDELFAHSVKPEHVYRHQWREHDLVFWDNRSLLHLAAGTPDQLRRVMYRTTIEGDQPF comes from the coding sequence ATGACGATTGCCACTGCCGACGCTTCCGTCGATACCTCCGCCAACCTCGCCACCGAGTCTTCCACCAGATCCCTTCAGGATTTCGAGATCCGCCCGCTGGGCGCCGCACTGGGTGCGGAAGTCATCGGGGTCGATCTGGGGCGGCCGCTGTCGCATGGTGATTTCCAGCGCATCCATCAGGCGCATCTCGATCATCACGTGCTGGTGTTCCGCGACCAGCGCATCACGCCGGCACAACAGATCGCCTTCAGCCGCCGCTTCGGGCCGCTGCAGATTCACGTGCTGAACCAGTTCCAGTTGCCGGGCCACCCCGAAGTGCTGATCGTCTCGAACGTGATCGAGAACGGCAAGCCGATCGGGCTGGGTGATGCCGGCCACTTCTGGCATTCGGATCTCTCGTACAAGGAGACACCGAGTCTTGGTTCCCTGTTGCACGCACGGGAGTTGCCCGCCGAAGGCGGCGACACGCTTTTCGCCAATATGCACACCGCATGGGAGAGCCTGCCGGAAGCGCTGCAGCGCAAGGTGGCGGATCTCACCGCCGAGCACACGTATCTGGCGCGGTACGCCGAGTTGCAGGCGCGCAGCCCGTGGCGTCCGAACCTGACGCCGGAGCAGATCGCGCAGGTCAAGCCCGTGGTGCATCCGGTGGTCCGCACGCATCCGGAGACCGGGCGTCGCGCGCTGTTCGTCAGCGAGCATTTCACCACGCGCATCGTCGGCCTGCCTGATGCCGAAAGCCGCGCGATCCTCGATGAATTGTTTGCGCACAGCGTGAAGCCCGAGCACGTGTACCGCCATCAGTGGCGCGAGCACGACCTCGTGTTCTGGGACAACCGGTCGCTGCTGCATCTGGCCGCCGGCACGCCCGATCAACTGCGGCGCGTGATGTATCGCACCACGATCGAAGGCGATCAGCCGTTCTGA